One window of Cohnella hashimotonis genomic DNA carries:
- a CDS encoding ABC transporter substrate-binding protein, whose translation MILRRKPVILCMLGLLSCLLTAGCYDAEPYAGGRSTDPVRSDTLVSRQSPGVSPASTVAPAHADTLAGGQPVTLKVDLWMFTPTTDAARTKTNPEKRVAGQAIADKFMELYPNVKIEWVRGMNKKDQAELASYYTTHFSSGDAPDIGMSWNFFTEENWYLPLDRYLDEPNPYVAGNRNWSEQFPAYLWENNLVTSPVDGTSTGIPISLYSGPATAIFYNKAIFAKEGLSIPESYLDLIETAESLNGKGYIGLHPWTAQNQIYSWAFIFNLGPYYFEKNVAGKLKQASNGHIANEELMRGIKEGLLSPARHAYAKELYVNFKKLFDVSPPNWEYTDFSKPWAEGKVAMFEDGTWLLNTEEGNKERAFDFGMLPPIPLSVEESDYVSAPRYTESGPYQPEPSVTLNILRPSVERHGTEEAAVRFLQFLTAPENVSLLIQEDQTSIGAVEGVPVPELLRDWISRPFPITPIYSWPTGLDTESYDQWNQYTSAWVNGKLDDDTYFAAIDDIQGKAADRMIQLNDIDTSGWRPLT comes from the coding sequence ATGATATTGCGAAGAAAGCCGGTTATTCTCTGCATGCTGGGCTTGTTGTCGTGTCTGCTGACTGCCGGATGCTATGATGCGGAGCCCTATGCCGGCGGCCGGAGCACGGACCCGGTGCGAAGCGATACGCTTGTCTCCCGGCAATCGCCCGGCGTCAGCCCTGCCTCGACCGTGGCCCCGGCGCATGCGGATACGCTGGCGGGCGGACAACCTGTCACGCTCAAGGTCGACTTGTGGATGTTCACGCCGACGACCGATGCCGCCCGGACGAAAACGAATCCCGAGAAAAGAGTGGCCGGGCAGGCGATTGCGGACAAGTTTATGGAGCTGTACCCGAACGTGAAGATTGAATGGGTGCGCGGCATGAACAAGAAGGACCAGGCGGAGCTCGCGAGCTACTATACGACGCATTTCTCCTCCGGCGACGCGCCGGATATCGGGATGAGCTGGAACTTTTTCACGGAGGAAAACTGGTACTTGCCGTTGGACCGATATCTGGACGAGCCCAATCCGTACGTGGCGGGCAATCGGAATTGGAGCGAGCAGTTTCCCGCTTATTTATGGGAGAACAATTTAGTCACTTCTCCGGTCGACGGAACCTCGACAGGGATTCCGATCAGCCTTTATTCCGGACCTGCGACGGCCATTTTTTATAATAAAGCCATTTTTGCCAAGGAAGGCTTATCGATTCCGGAATCGTATCTGGACTTGATCGAGACCGCTGAGTCATTGAACGGTAAAGGCTATATCGGGCTTCATCCGTGGACGGCGCAAAATCAAATCTACAGCTGGGCGTTCATTTTTAATCTGGGTCCCTATTATTTTGAGAAAAACGTGGCCGGCAAGCTGAAGCAGGCTTCCAACGGGCATATCGCCAACGAGGAACTGATGCGAGGCATCAAGGAAGGCTTGCTGTCGCCCGCCAGGCATGCTTATGCCAAAGAGCTGTACGTCAATTTTAAAAAGCTGTTCGACGTGTCGCCCCCCAACTGGGAATACACCGATTTCTCCAAGCCCTGGGCGGAAGGAAAGGTAGCGATGTTCGAGGACGGCACCTGGCTCCTCAATACGGAGGAGGGCAATAAGGAACGCGCCTTCGACTTCGGCATGCTCCCTCCCATCCCGCTGTCGGTGGAAGAATCGGACTACGTGTCGGCGCCCAGGTATACGGAGAGCGGTCCCTATCAACCCGAACCGTCCGTCACGCTCAACATTTTGCGACCGTCCGTCGAGCGCCACGGAACGGAGGAGGCCGCCGTCCGGTTCCTTCAATTTCTCACCGCTCCGGAAAACGTCTCGCTTCTCATTCAAGAGGATCAGACCTCGATCGGCGCCGTGGAAGGCGTGCCCGTACCCGAGCTGCTGCGGGACTGGATCTCCCGCCCGTTTCCGATTACGCCCATTTATTCATGGCCGACCGGTCTGGATACCGAGAGCTACGATCAATGGAATCAATACACGTCCGCCTGGGTCAACGGCAAGCTGGACGACGATACGTATTTTGCCGCCATCGACGACATTCAGGGCAAGGCTGCGGACCGTATGATCCAGTTGAACGACATCGACACGAGCGGCTGGCGGCCGCTTACATGA
- a CDS encoding sensor histidine kinase, with the protein MTHRKRIVASSLLLLLSALVLFGVYGYANMNKIRKEAESYRKNHLMSQLEYNAMSVLKQASTFSAHVKTEEYTAYSADFLGLGTSAEGQEALWGLNEKISRLAVKPELIQRMYMLGQDKNQLNYARAFDRPSPAAEELPWIEDLNGTGMLEALTAKGIGFPVYIQAGELQRQLLRKWNYISDRQLERARDFASSLEGKWIINNGINNYTLSLLVLGDDFPREFLAEGADSRHLSIYTDQGIGTWGANLAPLDLNEQPDLGDGQAAWTRMSDEKGQVLYIKKLAPYGVVLVWTEGKAGWPAGFARTMATVGTALVLLLSGSLLLSIVLANRILSPLHKLTRFIRGQGGALPLSAYAGDEPSGKTAHNLLTAASIRTKLAMLFLVTVLVPLLIMVALYSSIQNHYAKQEWKRTAEALTGQIGWTVAKQAETLEGAAHALAANNVLSAYLSTQGGFQSASATAANGRSGTIYPESEEFSYFILYDMNGSARYSTIFSNNLSLFYLEPRMEDEESEDISWLPVSPDIYNHLASQLIKPIYRAGQNERGGTLGYLQLVLKPDAFQAIERLGGAAFRIEDGKGHLLFQSQGYEERDLLSANAAQPSAGRGASLVRTEPIPAYGWQMTAKFAFDARHEQNREMLWVVASVALLCILVALTLSHWLVRPLGHLQHAMERINDFHFPAAAGADARDEVGLLAQHYNRMVEKINQLVEEDYRSKLREKELGALKTQAEMSMLQQQINPHFLYNTLESINMEAQRNNGDAVNKMIGSLAKLFRYSIRSGPEQGVRLETEIEYTLYYMNVQENRFRDRFAVTWDIEPDTLPVNVLKLILQPIVENAINHGLSEYTSGGELRISSRLEADRLVIAIADNGIGMRASELALLQAKLTLEQENENRPTWSSDQRGIGLVNVYRRLKIYYGDQADVRIESKYMKGTTVTLLIPRGNTGPGPGPGPGPGPGSGSGSGSGSGSGPGPGPGSGSGSGSGSSSSSDTDSDSGTGAGEIAVKR; encoded by the coding sequence ATGACGCATCGCAAGCGCATCGTCGCAAGCTCCCTGCTGCTGCTCTTGTCCGCGCTTGTTCTGTTCGGCGTCTATGGGTATGCCAACATGAACAAGATTCGCAAGGAAGCGGAATCTTACAGAAAAAATCATCTGATGAGCCAACTGGAATATAACGCGATGTCGGTGCTGAAGCAGGCAAGCACCTTTTCCGCGCATGTCAAGACGGAGGAATATACGGCTTATTCCGCGGATTTTCTGGGGCTCGGGACATCGGCCGAGGGTCAGGAAGCTTTGTGGGGGCTGAACGAGAAGATCAGCAGGCTGGCGGTCAAACCGGAATTGATCCAGCGCATGTACATGCTGGGCCAGGATAAAAACCAGTTGAATTATGCCAGGGCTTTCGACAGGCCATCGCCGGCCGCCGAAGAGCTGCCCTGGATCGAGGATTTGAACGGAACGGGAATGCTGGAGGCGCTGACTGCCAAGGGGATCGGCTTCCCCGTATATATTCAAGCCGGCGAGCTTCAACGGCAATTGCTTCGTAAATGGAATTATATAAGCGACCGCCAGCTCGAACGTGCAAGAGACTTCGCAAGTTCGCTTGAAGGGAAATGGATCATCAACAACGGCATCAATAATTATACGCTAAGCCTGCTCGTGCTCGGCGACGATTTTCCCCGCGAATTTCTGGCTGAAGGCGCGGACAGCCGGCATCTGTCGATCTATACGGATCAAGGGATCGGCACCTGGGGCGCTAATCTGGCCCCGCTGGATTTAAACGAACAACCCGATCTGGGGGACGGGCAGGCAGCATGGACGCGAATGTCCGATGAAAAAGGGCAGGTTCTTTACATAAAGAAATTGGCTCCCTATGGTGTCGTCCTCGTATGGACGGAGGGAAAGGCGGGCTGGCCCGCCGGCTTCGCCCGTACGATGGCGACTGTCGGAACCGCGCTCGTCCTGCTGCTATCGGGCAGCCTGCTCCTATCGATCGTGCTGGCGAACCGCATCCTGTCCCCGTTGCATAAGCTGACCCGATTTATTCGCGGCCAGGGCGGCGCGCTTCCCCTAAGCGCATACGCAGGAGACGAACCTTCCGGCAAAACGGCTCACAATCTGCTCACGGCCGCCTCAATCAGAACGAAGCTGGCGATGCTTTTTCTGGTGACGGTGCTTGTGCCGCTGCTGATCATGGTCGCCTTGTATTCCTCGATCCAGAACCACTACGCGAAGCAGGAGTGGAAGCGGACGGCAGAGGCTTTGACCGGTCAGATCGGCTGGACGGTCGCGAAGCAGGCGGAGACGCTTGAAGGAGCGGCTCACGCGCTGGCGGCCAATAACGTGTTGAGCGCCTATTTGTCCACGCAAGGCGGCTTCCAGTCTGCGTCCGCAACCGCGGCCAATGGACGGTCCGGAACGATCTACCCCGAGTCCGAAGAATTTTCCTACTTTATCCTGTACGACATGAACGGCAGCGCGAGATACTCGACGATCTTTTCCAACAATCTGTCTCTATTCTACCTGGAGCCCCGGATGGAGGACGAGGAGAGCGAGGATATTTCCTGGCTGCCGGTCTCGCCGGATATCTACAACCATCTCGCAAGCCAGCTGATCAAGCCCATTTACCGTGCGGGGCAGAACGAGCGCGGAGGGACGCTCGGATACTTGCAGCTCGTGCTGAAGCCCGATGCCTTCCAGGCCATCGAACGGTTGGGGGGAGCGGCTTTTCGGATCGAGGACGGCAAAGGACATCTGTTGTTCCAAAGCCAAGGGTACGAGGAGCGCGACCTGCTGAGCGCGAATGCGGCGCAGCCGTCCGCTGGCCGGGGCGCCTCGCTTGTAAGGACGGAGCCGATTCCGGCATACGGCTGGCAGATGACGGCCAAGTTTGCGTTTGACGCCCGGCACGAGCAAAATCGCGAAATGCTATGGGTCGTGGCATCGGTGGCGCTGCTGTGCATTCTCGTCGCCCTGACTTTGTCGCATTGGCTGGTCAGGCCGCTCGGTCATTTGCAGCACGCGATGGAGCGGATCAACGATTTTCATTTCCCTGCGGCCGCCGGCGCCGATGCCAGAGACGAAGTCGGTCTGCTGGCGCAGCACTACAATCGCATGGTCGAGAAAATCAACCAGTTGGTGGAAGAGGACTACCGCAGCAAGCTTCGCGAGAAGGAGCTCGGCGCGCTGAAAACGCAGGCTGAAATGAGCATGCTGCAGCAGCAGATCAACCCTCATTTTTTGTACAACACGCTGGAGTCCATCAATATGGAGGCGCAGCGCAATAACGGGGATGCGGTCAACAAAATGATCGGCTCGCTGGCCAAGCTGTTCCGGTATTCGATACGCTCCGGACCGGAGCAGGGCGTGCGTCTGGAGACGGAGATCGAATATACCCTTTATTACATGAACGTTCAGGAAAATCGCTTCAGAGACCGGTTCGCGGTGACATGGGATATCGAACCGGATACGCTGCCGGTTAACGTGCTCAAGCTGATTCTGCAGCCGATCGTGGAAAATGCCATTAATCACGGGCTCTCCGAGTACACCTCGGGCGGCGAGCTGCGCATCTCCTCACGGCTCGAAGCGGATCGGCTCGTAATCGCCATCGCGGACAACGGCATTGGCATGCGGGCGTCCGAGCTGGCGCTTTTGCAAGCGAAGCTCACGCTTGAGCAAGAGAACGAGAATCGGCCGACATGGTCGTCCGATCAACGCGGCATCGGACTCGTCAACGTGTACCGTCGTCTGAAAATCTACTACGGGGACCAAGCCGACGTGCGGATCGAGAGCAAATATATGAAAGGAACCACAGTGACATTGTTGATTCCTCGTGGAAATACAGGACCAGGACCAGGACCAGGACCAGGACCAGGACCAGGATCAGGATCAGGATCAGGATCAGGATCAGGATCAGGACCAGGACCAGGACCAGGATCAGGATCAGGATCAGGATCAGGTTCAAGTTCAAGTTCGGATACAGACTCAGATTCAGGTACAGGTGCAGGCGAAATCGCGGTTAAACGCTGA
- a CDS encoding metal-dependent hydrolase family protein, producing MNTLIKNANVFDGKNAALQENVHIVIEDNLVKEIVRGAVTEENFEAVYDASHHTVIPGLTDAHVHLSITGNSLSDGRRVDEKAVRSVRFAKEMLLRGFTTVRDAGGITFGLKKNIDNGFLDGPRILPSNAMISQTSGHGDIRANHAEVRIADSIYASADLNSKLSVLADGVDEVIRAVREQLFLGASQIKLMAGGGFSSAYDPIWTVQFSFEEIKAAVDAAADYGTYVMAHLYTPPSMQRAARAGVKCFEHATLLDEETARIVADQGIWITPGPQLGRHYPTTGLPKSTVKLIEDFRDGEKRATELIDKYNLPILYGTDAFGDIHRAAEIQLDDFRLFKSRFGSFRGIVAATGNIHELIQLSTYQNPYPEGKIGVLEEGSFADLLVVNGNPVEDLDILAEQSNIRFIMKDAVVYKNTL from the coding sequence ATGAATACTTTGATTAAAAACGCCAACGTTTTCGACGGTAAAAATGCCGCTTTGCAAGAAAACGTCCATATCGTTATTGAGGACAACCTTGTGAAAGAAATCGTTCGCGGCGCTGTTACGGAGGAAAACTTTGAGGCCGTGTATGATGCGTCGCACCATACCGTCATACCGGGACTTACGGACGCGCATGTTCATTTATCCATAACCGGCAACTCGCTGTCCGACGGGCGGCGGGTCGACGAGAAGGCTGTCCGATCCGTCCGTTTCGCCAAGGAAATGCTCCTGCGCGGGTTTACGACCGTGCGCGATGCGGGCGGCATCACCTTTGGCTTAAAGAAAAACATCGACAATGGCTTTCTGGACGGCCCCAGGATTCTGCCCTCCAATGCGATGATCTCACAGACGAGCGGGCACGGCGATATCCGGGCCAACCATGCGGAGGTACGGATCGCGGACAGCATTTATGCTTCCGCCGATTTGAACAGCAAGCTGTCGGTCCTTGCAGACGGCGTCGACGAGGTGATTCGCGCCGTCAGAGAGCAGCTTTTTTTGGGAGCGTCCCAGATCAAGCTGATGGCCGGGGGCGGGTTTAGCTCCGCTTACGATCCGATTTGGACCGTACAGTTCAGCTTCGAGGAGATAAAAGCCGCCGTGGACGCCGCGGCTGATTACGGCACCTATGTCATGGCGCATCTGTATACGCCGCCATCCATGCAGCGAGCGGCCCGAGCGGGCGTAAAGTGCTTCGAGCACGCCACGCTGCTCGACGAAGAAACGGCCAGGATCGTTGCCGACCAAGGCATCTGGATTACGCCGGGCCCGCAGCTCGGCAGGCATTACCCCACGACAGGATTGCCGAAATCGACGGTCAAGCTGATTGAAGATTTTCGCGATGGAGAAAAACGCGCAACCGAACTAATTGATAAATACAACCTCCCCATCTTATACGGAACCGACGCCTTTGGCGACATTCACAGGGCTGCGGAAATACAATTGGACGATTTCAGATTGTTCAAGTCGCGGTTCGGCAGTTTTCGCGGCATCGTGGCTGCGACCGGAAATATTCACGAACTCATTCAATTATCTACTTATCAAAATCCGTATCCGGAGGGCAAAATAGGCGTTCTAGAGGAAGGTTCCTTTGCGGACCTGCTCGTCGTCAACGGCAATCCGGTCGAGGATTTGGATATCTTGGCGGAGCAAAGCAACATACGATTCATTATGAAAGATGCCGTGGTCTATAAAAATACACTCTGA
- a CDS encoding response regulator transcription factor, which yields MNKHKLIIVDDEANIREGLAGFEWETLGIELAGTYENGLEALRKFEEEPADLLLADIRMPLMDGLELAEKIRTRSPATKIVILTGYSDFDLVRSSLRYGVSDYLLKPSAKEDLIKAFVPLVSLLNDERREADNERIVQRRLLQASALLRFQFLHKLLCMPLSQEEIEEGCGQAYLDQYASAYAVAAIGLDGKKRQDYSIKDWELILFALENALSELRQTEGLGSYLVESETGCCYIVGMCDARVLAKRTAAVREHLYRFGGLFKTTMSIAMGETVTRLADISLSREQADIALRRANGEEDLVFYEPEGGTAADESESAEAGDGKLHEVGTGDSETGRRIVESAKKYVREHFREPISLKQIARHLHVNNAYLSFLFKEVTGENYLQYLTACRMAEAELLLQDPAFKIYEVAERIGYHNAQHFSIVFKKYRKLTPLEYRNKHAMATFAQEEASRS from the coding sequence ATGAACAAGCACAAGTTGATCATTGTCGACGACGAGGCGAATATCAGGGAAGGGCTTGCCGGATTCGAATGGGAGACGCTTGGGATCGAGCTTGCGGGAACTTATGAAAACGGGCTTGAGGCGCTTCGCAAATTCGAGGAAGAGCCTGCAGACCTGCTGCTTGCGGATATCCGCATGCCGTTGATGGACGGTCTCGAGCTGGCCGAGAAAATCAGGACCCGAAGTCCGGCGACGAAAATCGTCATTTTGACCGGTTACAGCGATTTTGATCTCGTTCGATCCTCCTTGCGTTACGGCGTGTCGGATTATTTGCTCAAGCCTTCGGCGAAGGAGGACCTGATCAAAGCTTTCGTGCCGCTGGTCTCGCTGCTGAACGACGAACGCCGCGAGGCGGACAACGAGCGAATCGTACAGCGCAGGCTGCTGCAAGCGTCGGCCTTGCTGCGTTTTCAATTTTTGCATAAGCTGCTTTGCATGCCGCTCTCGCAGGAAGAGATCGAGGAAGGCTGCGGACAGGCGTATCTCGATCAATATGCAAGCGCTTACGCCGTGGCGGCAATCGGACTGGACGGGAAAAAGAGACAGGATTATTCCATTAAGGATTGGGAGCTTATTTTGTTCGCGCTCGAAAACGCCTTGTCCGAGCTGAGGCAGACCGAGGGGCTCGGCAGTTATCTAGTCGAGTCCGAGACGGGCTGCTGCTACATTGTCGGGATGTGCGACGCGCGGGTGCTGGCAAAAAGGACAGCGGCGGTCAGGGAGCATTTGTACCGGTTCGGGGGTCTGTTCAAGACGACGATGTCGATCGCGATGGGCGAGACGGTGACGCGGCTCGCGGACATCTCGCTGTCCAGAGAGCAGGCGGACATCGCGCTCCGCCGCGCGAACGGGGAAGAGGACCTCGTCTTCTATGAACCGGAGGGAGGTACGGCCGCAGACGAGTCCGAGTCGGCGGAGGCTGGGGACGGCAAGCTGCATGAAGTCGGTACAGGGGATTCCGAGACGGGGAGAAGAATTGTAGAAAGCGCCAAAAAATATGTGCGCGAGCATTTCCGGGAGCCGATCTCGCTCAAGCAGATCGCCCGTCATCTGCATGTCAACAACGCGTATTTGAGCTTCTTGTTTAAGGAGGTGACCGGGGAAAACTATTTGCAATATTTGACGGCCTGCCGCATGGCCGAAGCGGAGCTGCTGCTTCAGGATCCGGCGTTCAAGATTTATGAGGTAGCCGAGCGAATCGGTTATCACAACGCCCAGCACTTCTCGATCGTATTCAAAAAGTACCGTAAGCTCACGCCGCTGGAATACCGCAACAAGCATGCGATGGCGACCTTCGCGCAGGAAGAGGCGAGCCGTTCGTGA